The following proteins come from a genomic window of Aquimarina sp. MAR_2010_214:
- a CDS encoding AglZ/HisF2 family acetamidino modification protein — MLRSRIIPCLLVRNKGLVKTVQFKDSKYVGDPINAVKIFNEKEVDELIVLDIDATKEKREPDFKMIENLANESRMPLCYGGGVKTVEHAKQIIHLGAEKVALSSAAIESPNLVVDIAKAVGVQSVIVVLDVKKKGLFGKYQVYIHNGTKATGIDPKELAVQFEKLGVGEIVINSIDNDGMMKGYDLKLIDLVRSAINIPMTVLGGAGELTHIKEIIKKYKVIGVAAGSLFVFKGKYKAVLINYPNRAEIKELLK; from the coding sequence ATGCTAAGATCACGAATAATACCATGTTTATTGGTCAGAAATAAAGGATTAGTAAAAACAGTTCAATTTAAAGATTCTAAGTACGTAGGAGATCCTATAAATGCCGTAAAGATATTTAATGAAAAAGAGGTAGATGAATTGATTGTTCTGGATATTGATGCTACCAAAGAAAAGCGCGAACCAGATTTTAAAATGATTGAAAACCTGGCCAACGAATCAAGAATGCCTCTTTGTTATGGTGGCGGTGTAAAAACTGTAGAACACGCTAAACAAATTATACATTTAGGTGCAGAAAAAGTTGCCTTAAGCTCTGCTGCGATAGAAAGCCCTAATTTAGTTGTTGATATAGCAAAAGCTGTTGGGGTACAAAGTGTAATAGTAGTTTTAGATGTTAAAAAGAAAGGACTTTTTGGTAAATATCAAGTGTATATCCATAACGGTACAAAAGCCACAGGAATAGACCCAAAAGAACTAGCAGTGCAGTTTGAAAAACTTGGAGTAGGAGAAATTGTGATTAACTCTATAGATAATGACGGGATGATGAAAGGATACGATTTAAAATTGATAGATTTAGTTAGATCTGCTATTAATATTCCTATGACGGTTTTGGGTGGAGCAGGAGAATTGACTCATATTAAAGAAATTATTAAAAAATATAAAGTAATTGGAGTAGCAGCCGGTAGTCTGTTTGTTTTTAAGGGTAAGTATAAAGCTGTTTTAATAAATTACCCTAATCGTGCCGAAATCAAAGAATTACTAAAATAA
- a CDS encoding bi-domain-containing oxidoreductase, protein MKQIIQDLKNGETILEEVPVPMVKSGHVLIKTTKSLVSLGTERMLVEFGKANFIQKARQQPDKVKMVLDKVKTDGLKPTMDAVFNKLNQPLPLGYCNVGEVVAVGRGVTEFTVGDRVASNGNHVEYVNVPKNLVAKIPDNVTDEEAAFTVIGSIGLQGIRLLNPTFGETMVVVGLGLIGLVTAELLLANGCNVIGFDFDPEKVKIAKEKGIVAINPAEGTDQVKFVESYTGGIGADGVIITASNKSNEIISQSANMCRKRGRVVLVGVIGLDISRADFYEKEISFQVSCSYGPGRYDEEYEQKGNDYPIGYVRWTEKRNFEAVLKAISRGTLDVKPLITERIPLQDYQKIYGDMGNSKSIASILEYDSTEEITSTVAISKKSFEGKKGVIGIVGAGNFTSSTILPSLKKLSADVKYIASSGGLSSTIMAKRHNIAMSTSNYKEILGDNEVDLVFVTTQHHMHASMVLESLKAKKSVFVEKPLALTSVELEDIIAEYNTQNVNVSVGFNRRFAPLAKKMKKLLGNDNTPINIIATMNAGFIPADVWVHDMEVGGGRIIGEACHYIDLCTYFSGSRVTAVCMNAMGTNPEENTDNASILLKYENGTNAVINYFANGSKAYSKERLEVYSQERTLIMDNWRKLKSFGFKGGGKASSKQDKGHYNQFKELIEQQQKGGNPIIPFDEIVNTTKASFAAIESLKQGKWIEVN, encoded by the coding sequence ATGAAGCAAATCATACAAGACCTTAAAAACGGAGAAACTATCTTAGAAGAGGTGCCAGTTCCTATGGTAAAATCAGGACATGTACTAATTAAAACAACTAAGTCATTAGTTTCTTTAGGAACAGAAAGAATGTTGGTGGAGTTTGGGAAAGCAAATTTTATCCAAAAGGCACGTCAGCAACCAGATAAAGTAAAGATGGTTTTAGATAAGGTAAAGACAGATGGCTTGAAACCAACTATGGACGCTGTTTTTAACAAATTGAATCAACCATTGCCGTTAGGGTATTGTAATGTGGGTGAGGTAGTAGCAGTAGGTAGAGGAGTTACAGAATTTACAGTTGGAGATAGAGTAGCCTCTAATGGTAATCATGTAGAATATGTTAACGTTCCTAAAAATCTGGTAGCTAAGATACCAGATAATGTAACCGATGAAGAAGCAGCTTTTACGGTAATTGGATCTATTGGTTTACAAGGCATCAGGTTATTAAATCCAACTTTTGGAGAGACTATGGTGGTAGTTGGATTAGGACTTATTGGTTTGGTAACAGCCGAGCTATTACTTGCTAATGGATGCAATGTTATCGGTTTTGATTTTGATCCCGAAAAAGTAAAAATTGCAAAAGAAAAGGGCATTGTAGCTATAAACCCTGCAGAAGGAACAGATCAGGTAAAATTTGTAGAATCATATACAGGAGGAATTGGTGCAGACGGAGTAATTATTACAGCATCCAACAAGAGTAATGAAATTATTTCGCAATCTGCAAATATGTGTAGAAAACGAGGTAGAGTAGTTCTCGTTGGAGTTATCGGATTAGATATCAGTAGAGCAGATTTTTATGAAAAAGAAATTTCTTTTCAGGTATCATGCTCATACGGGCCAGGAAGATATGATGAAGAATATGAACAAAAAGGGAATGATTATCCAATAGGGTATGTTCGATGGACAGAGAAAAGAAATTTTGAAGCTGTATTAAAGGCTATTTCTAGAGGAACACTGGATGTAAAACCATTAATTACAGAAAGAATCCCTTTACAGGACTACCAAAAGATTTATGGAGACATGGGGAACTCAAAATCGATTGCTTCGATTCTTGAGTATGATAGTACAGAAGAGATAACATCTACAGTAGCAATTTCTAAGAAAAGTTTCGAAGGTAAAAAAGGTGTGATTGGGATTGTTGGTGCAGGAAACTTTACCAGTTCGACAATATTACCTAGTCTTAAAAAATTAAGTGCAGATGTAAAATATATTGCAAGTTCTGGTGGTTTGTCATCTACTATAATGGCCAAACGCCATAATATTGCTATGTCAACCTCAAACTATAAAGAGATTTTAGGAGATAATGAAGTTGATCTAGTGTTTGTGACAACGCAACATCATATGCATGCTTCAATGGTTTTAGAAAGTTTAAAAGCCAAAAAAAGCGTTTTTGTAGAGAAGCCATTAGCACTTACAAGTGTAGAATTAGAAGATATTATTGCAGAATATAATACTCAAAATGTAAATGTTTCTGTTGGGTTCAATAGACGCTTTGCACCTTTGGCCAAAAAGATGAAAAAACTTTTGGGTAATGATAATACTCCTATCAATATTATAGCGACTATGAATGCCGGCTTTATTCCTGCAGATGTATGGGTACATGATATGGAAGTAGGAGGTGGTAGAATTATCGGTGAGGCATGCCATTATATAGATTTATGTACTTATTTTTCGGGAAGTAGGGTGACAGCTGTTTGCATGAATGCTATGGGAACAAACCCCGAAGAGAATACAGATAATGCTAGTATTCTTTTAAAATACGAAAATGGGACTAACGCAGTAATCAATTACTTTGCAAACGGAAGTAAAGCATATTCTAAAGAACGATTAGAGGTATATTCTCAAGAACGTACCTTGATTATGGATAATTGGAGAAAGTTAAAATCCTTTGGATTTAAAGGAGGAGGAAAAGCTTCGTCTAAACAAGATAAAGGCCATTATAACCAGTTTAAAGAGTTGATAGAGCAGCAGCAAAAAGGAGGAAATCCTATCATTCCTTTTGATGAGATAGTAAACACTACAAAAGCATCATTTGCGGCTATAGAATCTCTTAAGCAAGGAAAATGGATAGAAGTAAATTAG
- the hisH gene encoding imidazole glycerol phosphate synthase subunit HisH, with product MIKIVNYGSGNIQAILNIYKQLNIECFVANTPQELLGATKLVLPGVGAFDETMDQLIRSGFKKELDHLVLEEKIPVMGICVGMQILAKRSEEGELDGLGYIDGEVKKFDSRKFTEKPYLPHLGWNSIQPTKEGKIFENIDFDRGFYFLHTYYFSCNTIEDKLASTQYGGEFSSAVNHDNVFGMQFHPEKSHSNGIQLFKNFANL from the coding sequence ATGATTAAAATAGTTAATTATGGTTCAGGAAATATTCAAGCCATATTAAATATCTATAAGCAATTAAATATAGAATGTTTTGTGGCCAACACGCCTCAAGAGCTGCTAGGAGCTACTAAATTAGTTCTACCTGGTGTAGGAGCTTTTGATGAAACCATGGATCAATTAATTAGATCTGGATTTAAAAAAGAATTAGATCATTTGGTTTTAGAAGAAAAAATCCCCGTGATGGGTATTTGTGTTGGTATGCAGATTTTAGCAAAAAGAAGTGAAGAAGGAGAATTAGATGGATTGGGATACATTGATGGAGAGGTCAAAAAATTTGATAGTAGGAAATTTACAGAAAAGCCATATCTACCGCATCTAGGTTGGAACAGCATACAGCCAACTAAAGAAGGTAAAATTTTTGAAAATATTGACTTTGATCGTGGTTTCTATTTTTTACATACGTATTATTTTTCTTGCAATACCATAGAAGATAAACTCGCTAGTACGCAATATGGAGGTGAATTTTCATCAGCGGTAAATCATGATAATGTTTTTGGGATGCAATTTCATCCAGAAAAAAGCCATAGCAACGGTATTCAATTATTTAAAAATTTCGCTAATCTATAA
- a CDS encoding AglZ/HisF2 family acetamidino modification protein, translated as MALKRIIPCLLLRDEGLVKTQKFKNSVYVGDPINTVKIFNEKEVDELIFLDIDATNKKKEPPYHLIEDIATECFMPFCYGGGIKTIDQIGKIIASGAEKVAINSEAYYNPELIKQASEIFGSSTIVVSIDYKNDFFGKKIVYVNGGKKSTKKDPITYAKEMEALGAGEIFLNSISRDGMKVGLDIDMIKEMSETISIPVVACGGVESLKDIEQAFKETEVTAIGAGSFFVFQGKRNAVLISYPSQEDIEQIIN; from the coding sequence ATGGCTTTAAAAAGAATAATTCCTTGTTTATTATTGAGAGATGAAGGATTAGTGAAAACTCAAAAATTTAAAAACTCAGTTTATGTAGGTGACCCTATAAATACGGTAAAAATATTTAACGAAAAAGAGGTCGATGAACTAATTTTCTTAGATATTGACGCTACTAACAAAAAAAAAGAACCTCCATACCATTTAATAGAAGATATTGCTACAGAATGTTTTATGCCTTTCTGTTACGGAGGAGGAATAAAGACAATTGATCAAATTGGAAAAATTATTGCTTCAGGCGCAGAGAAAGTTGCTATAAATTCTGAAGCATATTATAATCCTGAGTTGATTAAACAAGCCTCAGAAATTTTTGGAAGTTCTACTATTGTAGTTTCAATTGACTATAAAAATGATTTTTTTGGGAAAAAAATAGTTTATGTAAATGGTGGTAAAAAATCAACAAAAAAGGATCCTATAACCTATGCAAAAGAAATGGAAGCTCTAGGGGCAGGTGAAATATTTCTAAATTCGATCAGTAGAGACGGAATGAAAGTGGGATTGGATATAGATATGATAAAGGAAATGAGTGAAACGATTTCTATCCCTGTTGTAGCTTGCGGAGGTGTAGAATCTTTAAAAGATATAGAACAAGCATTTAAAGAGACAGAGGTGACAGCCATAGGGGCTGGAAGTTTCTTTGTTTTTCAGGGAAAAAGAAATGCAGTATTGATTTCTTATCCTTCTCAGGAAGACATAGAACAAATTATTAATTAA
- a CDS encoding MBOAT family protein translates to MLFNSIDFAIFLPVIFVLYWFVVNKNLKLQNFLIVIASYFFYGWWDWRFLALILFSTLIDYTVGRLLENENNQIKRKTLLWISIIVNLGFLGFFKYYNFFLDNFIGAFSFFGIQFNTNSLNIILPVGISFYTFQTLSYTIDVYKKKLKPTKDFIAFSAFVSFFPQLVAGPIERATNLLPQFYKKRQFDYDKAIDGMRQILFGLFKKIVIADNAAIYVNQIFDNHTEYSGSTLLLGAVFFAFQIYGDFSGYSDIAIGTSRLFGFNLMRNFNFPYFSRDIAEFWRKWHISLSTWFRDYVYIPLGGSKGGTSMKIRNTFIIFIVSGFWHGANWTFVIWGFINACYFLPLMLFQRNRKNIGMISEFRVLPTLKELLQICTTFLLTVIAWVFFRADNLGAAFSYLKRIFSSSLFHVSSQDLKHISDGAHIIYFILILILFIVAEWLQRKKEHGLQFAPRSTNRIFRWGLYYVIGFMIFWFGGSQQSFIYFQF, encoded by the coding sequence ATGCTTTTTAATTCTATTGATTTTGCAATATTTCTACCAGTAATCTTTGTTTTATATTGGTTTGTAGTTAATAAAAATTTAAAACTCCAGAATTTTCTAATTGTTATCGCTAGCTATTTTTTCTATGGTTGGTGGGATTGGAGATTCCTTGCACTAATTTTATTTAGTACATTAATAGATTATACGGTTGGCCGATTATTAGAAAATGAGAACAACCAGATTAAAAGGAAAACTTTGTTATGGATAAGTATCATTGTAAATTTAGGATTCTTAGGCTTTTTTAAATATTATAATTTCTTTCTGGATAATTTTATTGGAGCTTTTAGTTTTTTTGGAATTCAGTTTAACACGAATTCCTTAAATATTATTCTTCCGGTTGGAATCAGTTTTTACACATTTCAAACCTTAAGTTATACGATAGATGTATATAAAAAGAAATTAAAACCAACAAAAGATTTTATAGCGTTCTCTGCGTTTGTTAGCTTTTTTCCTCAATTGGTGGCAGGTCCTATAGAAAGGGCAACAAATTTATTACCTCAATTCTATAAAAAACGACAATTCGATTATGACAAAGCAATTGATGGAATGCGTCAAATACTTTTTGGATTGTTTAAAAAGATAGTTATAGCTGACAATGCAGCTATATATGTGAACCAGATTTTTGATAATCATACAGAATATTCAGGAAGTACTTTGTTGTTAGGAGCGGTGTTCTTTGCATTTCAGATTTATGGAGATTTTTCTGGATATTCTGATATTGCAATAGGAACCTCCAGGTTGTTTGGGTTTAACTTAATGAGAAATTTTAACTTTCCATACTTTTCAAGAGATATAGCAGAGTTTTGGAGAAAATGGCATATTTCTTTATCTACCTGGTTTAGAGATTACGTGTATATTCCTTTGGGAGGTAGTAAAGGAGGAACTTCAATGAAAATAAGAAACACCTTTATTATATTTATTGTAAGTGGGTTTTGGCATGGAGCCAATTGGACATTTGTTATTTGGGGATTTATTAATGCTTGCTATTTTTTACCTCTAATGCTATTTCAGAGAAATAGAAAGAATATAGGAATGATTTCAGAATTTAGGGTTTTACCTACGCTAAAAGAACTATTACAAATATGTACTACATTTTTATTAACTGTAATAGCCTGGGTATTTTTTAGAGCAGATAATCTTGGTGCCGCTTTTAGTTATTTAAAAAGAATTTTTTCGTCTAGCTTATTTCATGTGTCATCTCAGGATTTAAAGCATATTAGTGATGGGGCTCACATAATTTATTTTATCCTAATTTTGATACTATTTATTGTGGCAGAATGGTTGCAAAGAAAGAAGGAGCATGGACTTCAATTTGCACCTAGATCAACAAATAGAATTTTTCGATGGGGATTATATTATGTTATAGGGTTTATGATATTTTGGTTTGGAGGCTCTCAGCAAAGCTTTATCTATTTTCAGTTTTAA
- a CDS encoding N-acetyl sugar amidotransferase — translation MNREYRICSNCVMDITDSKITFDEKGVCDHCNTYYKDILPNWHTDERGDETLKEIVSKIKKEGEGKDFDCLMGMSGGIDSSYLLYMMKEKYDLRPLVFHVDAGWNSQVAVNNIERLVDGLGLDLYTEVINWEEIKDLQLAYFKSGVPHIDTPQDHAFFATMYKFASKHKIKHILTGGNYSTECVRNPLEWMYYQSDSIQLKDIYKKHGTGKLRDYPVTNILWHKVYLPYVKGIKLIRPLDYIPYHKDDAMQELVDKFGYQKYPQKHFESRFTRFYEAYWLPKKFGYDTRKVQFSSLILTGQMTREDALEELKKPAYDPETIKQDFEFIANKLGISVEKLQSYMDAPNKTYKDYKSQESIYNIGAKMMRLIGLERGGKR, via the coding sequence ATGAATAGAGAATATAGAATTTGTTCAAATTGTGTGATGGATATCACAGATTCAAAAATAACTTTTGATGAAAAAGGAGTATGTGATCATTGCAATACATATTATAAAGATATTTTACCGAACTGGCATACAGATGAAAGAGGAGACGAGACTCTTAAAGAAATAGTTTCTAAGATCAAAAAAGAAGGAGAAGGAAAAGATTTTGACTGCTTAATGGGGATGAGTGGTGGCATTGATAGTTCTTATCTTTTATATATGATGAAAGAAAAATACGACCTTAGACCGTTAGTTTTTCATGTAGATGCTGGGTGGAACTCTCAGGTCGCTGTAAATAATATAGAACGATTAGTAGATGGTTTAGGTTTAGATTTATATACAGAGGTTATTAATTGGGAAGAAATAAAGGATTTGCAATTGGCGTATTTTAAATCCGGAGTACCACATATAGATACCCCACAAGATCATGCATTTTTTGCTACCATGTATAAGTTTGCTTCAAAACATAAGATTAAACATATTCTTACAGGAGGAAACTATTCAACAGAATGTGTTAGAAACCCATTAGAATGGATGTATTATCAATCAGATTCAATTCAGTTAAAAGATATTTATAAAAAACATGGTACAGGTAAATTAAGAGATTATCCGGTAACTAATATCTTATGGCATAAAGTGTATTTACCTTATGTAAAAGGAATAAAACTAATCAGACCCTTAGACTATATTCCTTATCATAAGGATGACGCTATGCAAGAATTAGTCGATAAATTTGGCTATCAGAAATACCCACAAAAACATTTTGAATCTCGTTTTACGAGATTTTATGAAGCATACTGGTTACCTAAAAAATTTGGCTATGATACTAGAAAAGTACAATTTTCTAGTTTAATATTAACAGGGCAAATGACAAGAGAAGATGCTTTAGAAGAATTAAAGAAACCAGCCTATGATCCCGAAACAATCAAGCAAGATTTTGAATTTATAGCAAATAAATTAGGAATATCAGTGGAAAAGCTACAAAGCTATATGGATGCGCCTAATAAAACGTATAAGGATTATAAATCTCAAGAAAGCATTTATAATATTGGAGCAAAGATGATGCGTCTAATAGGATTAGAAAGAGGAGGTAAACGATGA
- a CDS encoding O-antigen ligase codes for MSLLSLFAFSIPLLTKLSTIILIVLAIYSLFCKKNNNFKRLPFLLFPILYILTIIFVLFSKNIDLSLLEQRASFIAFPIIFWALKIEHHEYMRILKLFVLGCVTAILICFIYAFYNSFSIVNGYIFFQPVVNEEFSFFYSVVRDGNYFFSDFFSIFHQTTYFSIYLNTAIAIILSYSLWKKHKLYLLYLILFLIGIFQLSSKAGIFTIMIISLFFIFTNIQNILSRLILVIIIIITGVFTIVNNPRGKIMVDEFFDYGISFEPSERYGFALRLMSWNSAIEILKKHPFLGVSIGDVQNELNKVYTEKGYKTPLEKRFNAHNQFLQFYLEYGLIGLISTLLILYFIVNINKHKNNDRKLNVSIFLILFFNFFYESMINRYSGISYILFFYYLIDCRYYNNKEIE; via the coding sequence ATGTCTTTACTATCTCTTTTTGCTTTTAGTATACCTTTACTAACAAAGCTTTCGACTATTATTTTAATAGTATTGGCTATATATTCTCTTTTTTGTAAAAAAAATAATAATTTTAAAAGATTACCTTTTCTATTATTCCCGATTCTTTATATTCTAACTATTATATTCGTTTTATTTTCTAAAAATATTGATTTAAGCCTCCTTGAGCAACGTGCTTCTTTTATTGCTTTCCCAATAATTTTTTGGGCATTAAAAATAGAGCATCATGAATATATGAGGATATTAAAATTATTTGTTTTAGGTTGTGTAACAGCAATATTAATATGCTTTATATATGCTTTTTACAATTCTTTCTCCATCGTTAATGGTTATATTTTTTTTCAACCTGTTGTGAATGAAGAATTTTCATTTTTCTATTCTGTAGTAAGAGATGGAAATTATTTTTTTTCTGATTTTTTTTCTATTTTTCATCAAACAACTTATTTTTCAATATATCTTAATACGGCTATAGCAATTATCTTATCTTATTCTTTATGGAAAAAACATAAATTATATTTACTTTATTTGATTTTATTTTTGATTGGTATTTTCCAACTATCTAGTAAAGCAGGTATTTTTACGATAATGATAATATCTTTGTTCTTTATTTTTACGAATATTCAAAATATATTATCAAGACTAATATTGGTTATTATAATTATAATTACAGGAGTATTTACTATAGTTAATAACCCAAGGGGAAAGATTATGGTTGATGAATTTTTTGATTATGGGATATCATTCGAGCCTAGTGAAAGATATGGCTTTGCTTTACGATTAATGAGTTGGAATTCAGCAATTGAAATTTTAAAAAAACATCCTTTTTTGGGAGTAAGTATAGGAGATGTACAAAATGAATTAAACAAAGTCTATACAGAAAAAGGATATAAAACACCATTAGAAAAACGTTTTAATGCACATAATCAATTTTTACAATTTTATTTAGAATATGGTTTAATAGGACTCATTTCAACATTACTTATTCTATATTTTATAGTTAATATAAATAAACATAAGAATAATGACAGAAAACTTAATGTAAGCATATTTTTAATTTTATTTTTTAATTTTTTTTACGAAAGTATGATAAATAGATATTCAGGTATATCATATATCTTATTCTTCTATTATTTAATAGATTGTAGATACTATAATAATAAAGAAATTGAATGA
- a CDS encoding N-acetyl sugar amidotransferase gives MKNEKYQICKRCIMDTTDSEIVFDAEGNCNHCNDALARKNDSWKPNKEGEERLLKIVDRIKKEEKNKEYDCVLGLSGGVDSSYMAYKAHELGLRPLVVHVDCGWNSELAVKNIENIITMLGFELHTHVVDWQEMKDLQLAYFKANVANQDVPQDHAIFAALYSFAVKNNIKYVLNGSNFATESILPKTWGYGASDLVNLKDIHKKFGKKKLKKFPKVSFFKWYIYFPFIRKMKILKILNLLPYSKDEAIEVMKKEIGWQYYGGKHHESRFTKFFQAYYLPTKFGYDKRRAHLSSLIVSNQLSREEALKEMEIEIYPNNSHIDDMEFVAKKLGVSLSEFEKIIQMPNKSYDDYKNIEKWFSFGMKVRDYFKKDV, from the coding sequence ATGAAAAACGAAAAATACCAAATATGCAAACGTTGCATCATGGATACAACAGATTCAGAAATAGTGTTCGATGCAGAAGGAAATTGTAATCATTGCAATGATGCGTTAGCGCGCAAAAATGATTCTTGGAAACCAAATAAAGAAGGTGAGGAGCGATTACTTAAAATTGTTGATAGAATAAAAAAAGAAGAAAAAAATAAAGAATATGACTGTGTTTTGGGTTTGAGTGGAGGCGTAGACAGTTCGTATATGGCATATAAAGCGCATGAACTTGGTCTTAGACCACTTGTTGTACATGTTGATTGTGGTTGGAATTCTGAACTAGCAGTAAAAAATATTGAAAACATTATTACAATGTTAGGATTTGAGTTGCATACTCATGTAGTGGATTGGCAAGAAATGAAGGACTTACAATTGGCATATTTTAAAGCCAATGTCGCGAATCAGGATGTGCCACAAGATCATGCTATTTTTGCAGCACTTTATAGTTTTGCAGTAAAAAATAATATAAAGTATGTTCTAAATGGATCTAATTTTGCTACGGAGAGTATTTTACCAAAAACATGGGGCTATGGTGCTTCTGACTTAGTAAACTTAAAAGATATACATAAAAAATTTGGAAAGAAAAAGCTTAAAAAATTTCCAAAGGTATCATTTTTTAAATGGTATATTTATTTTCCTTTCATCAGGAAAATGAAAATTCTTAAAATTCTTAATCTATTACCATATTCAAAAGATGAGGCCATAGAAGTTATGAAAAAAGAAATAGGATGGCAATATTATGGTGGTAAACATCATGAATCCCGTTTCACAAAGTTTTTTCAAGCGTATTATTTACCAACTAAGTTTGGATATGATAAAAGAAGGGCACACTTATCTAGCCTTATCGTATCAAACCAATTATCTAGAGAAGAAGCCTTGAAAGAGATGGAAATAGAAATATATCCTAATAATTCGCATATCGATGATATGGAATTTGTAGCTAAGAAGTTAGGTGTTTCGCTTTCAGAATTCGAAAAAATAATCCAAATGCCAAATAAATCATATGATGACTATAAGAATATAGAGAAATGGTTTTCATTTGGAATGAAGGTCAGAGATTATTTCAAAAAAGATGTGTGA
- a CDS encoding oligosaccharide repeat unit polymerase, translating to MKYFLDQEKYKNFLLLISLFLLMQLCFSLVFENLGVYIKVKDSLKLTYGINYFKFFISLMIVLTSITILSVTKIKDFGYVVSSLFLIFSVFPSAIHFANIEPFDIRIFVSHILLFITVIVSCKIKISFYNKVFNKRHSILLLLFISVIGTIPFIIYYSPYINLKNLMFKEIYETRAMMGEQIKITYLDYIYSWLNKIIIPCLLVYGIYYKKRLIVFFSVLSIVFLFLCGANKIVFVGLFMMLILYPFTYKVKLTFFLRFLIGIISIALFLSIVFDNHLLMQHSLRRNFMLPSLLDILYFDFFEDNYLLWSEVINGLFIDYPYDRSSALIIGEKYFGIDIWSANNGVISNSFANFGIIGNIINIATIGFYISILNHLNISSKFFGIIFMMIVLFYNSALTTVLVSHGGIILLMLALFFLKNTKSTMDYEEN from the coding sequence ATGAAATATTTCTTAGACCAAGAAAAGTATAAAAACTTTTTATTACTAATCTCTTTGTTTTTATTGATGCAATTATGTTTTTCATTGGTATTTGAAAACTTGGGAGTATATATTAAGGTAAAAGATAGTTTGAAGTTAACTTATGGAATCAACTATTTTAAGTTTTTTATAAGTTTAATGATTGTACTAACGAGTATTACAATACTTAGTGTTACTAAAATAAAAGATTTTGGTTATGTTGTAAGTTCATTATTCCTCATATTTTCTGTTTTTCCAAGTGCAATTCATTTTGCAAATATTGAACCATTTGATATTAGAATATTTGTTTCTCATATTTTGTTATTTATTACTGTTATTGTCTCATGCAAAATAAAAATTAGCTTTTATAATAAAGTATTTAATAAAAGGCATTCTATATTATTGTTATTATTCATATCTGTTATTGGAACTATTCCTTTTATAATTTATTATAGCCCATACATTAATTTAAAAAACCTAATGTTTAAAGAGATATATGAAACAAGAGCTATGATGGGTGAACAAATTAAAATTACTTATTTAGATTATATTTACTCTTGGTTAAATAAAATTATAATTCCTTGCTTATTAGTTTATGGTATTTATTATAAGAAGAGATTAATAGTTTTTTTTAGTGTGTTATCAATTGTTTTTCTGTTCTTATGTGGAGCAAATAAAATAGTTTTTGTTGGACTTTTTATGATGCTAATTTTATACCCTTTCACATACAAAGTTAAATTGACATTTTTTCTAAGATTTTTAATTGGTATAATTAGTATTGCATTATTTTTATCTATTGTATTTGATAATCATTTGCTGATGCAACATTCCTTACGAAGAAACTTCATGTTACCATCTCTATTAGATATACTCTATTTTGACTTTTTTGAAGATAATTATTTATTATGGTCTGAAGTAATTAATGGTCTATTTATTGATTACCCATACGATCGTTCATCAGCATTAATAATTGGGGAAAAATATTTTGGAATAGATATTTGGTCAGCAAATAATGGAGTGATTTCAAACAGTTTTGCAAACTTTGGAATAATTGGAAATATTATTAATATAGCAACTATCGGTTTTTATATTAGTATATTAAATCACTTAAATATTAGTAGTAAGTTTTTTGGAATTATATTTATGATGATTGTTCTTTTTTATAATTCTGCATTAACTACAGTTCTAGTTTCTCATGGAGGAATAATTCTATTGATGTTAGCTCTTTTTTTTCTGAAAAATACTAAAAGCACAATGGATTATGAAGAAAACTAA